Genomic window (Bosea vaviloviae):
CCTGCACCGGCACCTGGCCGATGCCGGGCAATATGACGCCTTGCAGCCTGATCGCAACCGCGTCGAGCAGGCCGAAGAGCAGGCAGGCGCCCAGCGCCGGCCAGGGGCGCCAATTGGCGAAGATCACGGCGGCGAGCGCGATGAAGCCCTTGCCGGCGGTCATATGCGGCAGGAAGCCGGCCGATTGCGAGACGGCGAGATAGGTTCCGCCCAGCCCGCACAGCGCTCCGCAGATGATCACCGCGCCGTAGCGCAGCCCCGCGACCGAAATGCCGGCGGTGTCGACTGCCGCCGGATTTTCGCCGACGGCCCGTAGCCGTAAGCCGAACCGCGTCCGCTTCAGCACGAGCGCGGTCAGAAGGAGGCAGCCAAAGGCGAGGTAGACCGGCGCGGCATGGCCGGAGACGACCTCGTCATAGAACGTTCCCACGACCGGCACATGTTCGCGCGCCCAGGCGCCCAGGGGCAGCGTCAAATCGGGGAAGCGCGCCGGCCCTTCGAGCGAGGGGGTGCGTCCGCCCTGGCCGTACCAGGCATTGCCGAGGATCACGGTCAGCCCCGCCGCCAGCATGTTGATGGCGACGCCGGAGACGATCTGGTTGCCGCGCCAGGTGATCGCGGCGAAGCCATGCACCAGCGCGAGCATGACAGAGGCGAGGATGCCGGCGCCAAGTCCCGCCCAGGCCGAGCCTGTCGCGAAGGCAGCGACTGCCGAGGCGAAGGCGGCGATCAGCATCTTGCCCTCAAGCCCGATATCGACGATGCCCGCCCGCTCCGACCACAGCCCCGCCAATGCGGCGCAGAGCAGCGGGACCGACAGCCTGACGGCCGAGTCGAGCACGACGGCGATGGTCTGGACCCATTCCATCGTTAGATCGAGCCGTATTGCTTGGGAAACACGCTGTCGTCCCGGACGCAGCGAAGCGGAGATCCGGGACCCATGCCTGAACCTTTCCGGCACGTGTTCCGGCATGGATCCCGGGTCTCCCTGAGCCTGCCATCGGGCCGGCTGAAAGCCGGACCCGGTGGGTCGCCCGGGACGACAGGCGTGTTTCCTTGCGAGATGATTGTCATGCCGGACGCCCCAGCCGCAGCAGGCCTGCCACCAGCCGCCGGAACAGCCCGTCCAGCGCTCCGGCGAACAGGATGATGACGCCGCCGATGACGACGACCATGTCGCGGGTGATGCTCGGCTTGTCGAAGGAAAGCTCCGCTCCGCCTTGATAGAGCACGCCGAACAGCAGCGCCGCGAGCCCGACGCCGACCGGATGGCCGCGCCCCATCAGCGCGACCGCGATGCCGACGAAGCCATAGCCGGCGGTGAAATCGAGCAGCAGCCGGTGCTGCACGCCCATGACCTCGTTGACGGCAAGGCCGCCGGCGAGCGCGCCCGAAATCGCCATCGCGACCATGATGATCCGCGCCGGCGAAATGCCTGCATAGGCGGCCGCGCGCGGATTGGCCCCGACCGTGCGGATCGCGTAGCCCAACCGC
Coding sequences:
- a CDS encoding ABC transporter permease, translating into MEWVQTIAVVLDSAVRLSVPLLCAALAGLWSERAGIVDIGLEGKMLIAAFASAVAAFATGSAWAGLGAGILASVMLALVHGFAAITWRGNQIVSGVAINMLAAGLTVILGNAWYGQGGRTPSLEGPARFPDLTLPLGAWAREHVPVVGTFYDEVVSGHAAPVYLAFGCLLLTALVLKRTRFGLRLRAVGENPAAVDTAGISVAGLRYGAVIICGALCGLGGTYLAVSQSAGFLPHMTAGKGFIALAAVIFANWRPWPALGACLLFGLLDAVAIRLQGVILPGIGQVPVQAIQALPYLMTVILLAGFIGKSTPPKASGLPYVKER